The sequence below is a genomic window from Microcoleus sp. bin38.metabat.b11b12b14.051.
AAATATTATCAGAATGAGTGCAAAAGGAACTGCCCATACTTCTGCCACTAGACGCACTTCGACGCTGCTGCGCGATCTTCTCGAAAACCTGGCTGCTGTCTATACTCAAGATCCGATCGCCCTTGATGACAATTCCGAACCCGAACCGGATATCACCTTAGTCAGAATCGATCCCTTTGACTACGCCACTCACCATCCGACTCCCTCAGAAGTATATCTAATTATCGAAGTGGCAGACAGCAGCTTAGCTTACGATCGCGAAATCAAGGCCAAAATCTACGCGCGATCGGGAATTGCCGATTATTGGGTATTAAATGTAAATGATAGACAACTACACGTTTTTCGGGAACCCGCTGATGATCGATATCAAAGCGAAGTCATTCTTGGGGAAACTGCGAACATTTCACCGCTACAATTTCCAGATTTTAATATCGCAATTCAAGAAATGCTGCCACCAATTATATCAAATTGACAACCACTATCAAACTAATACAATAATTGCAGTCGGTTTTAACCGACTTAAGCTTTGAGCCAGGGGTTTTAACCCCTGGCGGAAGGACTAAAGTCCTCACTACGAACCTAATTCCTAATTCCTAATCGCTTTCGAGAATGCTGGCTAGCAAAGCTTGCTGGGCGTGCATCCGATTTTCCGCTTGATCCCAAACGCGCGATCGCGAACCTTCAATCACCGCATCGGTAATCTCTTCATCTCGGTGTGCCGGCAAACAATGCAGTACAATCGCATTTTTATCCGCCATCTCTACGAGTTTTTCGTTTACCTGATAAGGTTCAAACAAAGGAATCCTGAGTTTAGCTTCCTCTTCCTGTCCCATACTTGCCCAAACATCAGTATAAATTACTTGAGTATTCTTAGCAGCAGCTTCCGCATCAGCAGTCACAGTAACTTCTGTTTGTCCATTAGCAATCGCCTTAGCTTTTTCGACAATCTCAGGATTTGGCAGGAAATCTTGAGGACAAGCAATTCTGACATTCATTCCCATCATTGCACAGCCCAACATTAGCGAATTAGCCATGTTATTGCCGTCACCAAAATAAGTTAATGTCAGTCCTTCTAGCTTACCGAAACACTCTTTTACTGTCATCAAATCCGCCAATACTTGACATGGATGTTCGTCATCTGTCAGCGCATTAATCACAGGGATTTTGGCATAATTGGCAAAAGTTACTAAATCCTTTTGCTCGAAAGTCCGAATTGCCAAAATGTCTAAATATCGGTCTAAAACCCTTGCTGTATCGACCAATGGTTCACCACGGCTGACTTGCGTAACGTTAGGATTGAGGTCAATAACTTGCCCTCCTAATTTATACATTGCCACCGTAAAACTCACCCGAGTTCTTGTCGAAGCTTTGGAAAATAATAAGCCGAGAACTTTATTGCGTTTCAGCTTCACCATTCCCGATTTTAAACTGGTTGCGAGATCCAGCAAATAATTTAATTCGTCAATACTTAAATCTGCCAGACTTAATAAATCTCGTCCTTTTAATGAGTCCATGCTTTCCCCTACACACAAATTTCTAACTGTGTCTTAAATCTTAGCCGACAGAGGCGGGTTTTGTTTCTGCAACCCGCTGGTTGACATCTGCGGGTAAGGTTTATGCGGGCAATTGCTCGATCGCGCGATCGATCAAATTGCAACCTTGCTCAACCGTTTCTACCACAGCCAACACACCCCGCAATTCCGCAGCACCGGGGAAGCCCTTAGCATACCAGGTTAAGTGCTTGCGCGCTTGAGTGACACCGCTTTCACCTTTATATTCCCACAGAGCCCGCAGATGTTCCTTAGCACATTCCAGGAGTTCAATTGGTGTCGGAGGTATCTTTTCTACACCAGTTTTCAAGAAATAATCGACTTCTCCCACCATGAATGGATAGCCCAAAGTTCCCCGCGAGCACATCACTCCGTCAGCGCCAGTTTCTTCGAGACAGCGCACCGCTGCTTCCACTGAAAAAATGTCTCCGTTACCAATCACAGGAATCGATAAAACTTCCTTAACGCGACGAATCCATTCCCATTTTGCCGGGCCGGTGTAACCTTGCGATCGCGTGCGGCCGTGGATGGTAATCATTTTTGCTCCCGCATCCTCCATCCGCTTGGCAAATTCCAAAATATTAATTTCTTTGTCACTCCAACCGATGCGAGTTTTCACTGTCACAGGAACATCTACAGCTTCCACAACCGCCCGCACAATTGCCTCGGCATTTTCGGGATCTCGCAGCAGAGAAGAACCGCCGCCGTTTTTAGTGATTTTGTTGACGGGACAGCCCATATTAATATCAACTGTATCCGCTCCTTCTGCCACAGCTTTCTGCGCCGCTTCTGCCAAGAAATTCGGCCGACAGTCAAACAATTGAATGCTAATCGGGCGCTCATTTGGATCGATTTCCATAATTCGCGGTAGTTGCTTCACGTAGTGCAAACCCGTAGCATTCACCATTTCGGTGTACATCATTGAATCTGGGGCGTAGCGACGCACCAGGCGGCGAAATACCAAATCGGTGACGCCGGATAAGGGCGATTGCAGGACGCGACTTTTGACTTCAAAGTCGCCGATTTTCAGCGGAGTTGCTAATCTTTCTTTTAATTCGGGTGATAGAGTAAGCATAGTGGATCGCACTTTAATTCTAATATCTGTATATTCTACTACTCTTTCGCTAATTCATAGTTGTTAGTTGTATTTTTAGCCGATGATCGATCGCTCTCTGTTTCGGCAAATTAGTTGCGCGATTGTCATTGCGAAAGTAAGTGAAGCAATTGCAGGGG
It includes:
- the argF gene encoding ornithine carbamoyltransferase, whose product is MDSLKGRDLLSLADLSIDELNYLLDLATSLKSGMVKLKRNKVLGLLFSKASTRTRVSFTVAMYKLGGQVIDLNPNVTQVSRGEPLVDTARVLDRYLDILAIRTFEQKDLVTFANYAKIPVINALTDDEHPCQVLADLMTVKECFGKLEGLTLTYFGDGNNMANSLMLGCAMMGMNVRIACPQDFLPNPEIVEKAKAIANGQTEVTVTADAEAAAKNTQVIYTDVWASMGQEEEAKLRIPLFEPYQVNEKLVEMADKNAIVLHCLPAHRDEEITDAVIEGSRSRVWDQAENRMHAQQALLASILESD
- the dusB gene encoding tRNA dihydrouridine synthase DusB; the protein is MLTLSPELKERLATPLKIGDFEVKSRVLQSPLSGVTDLVFRRLVRRYAPDSMMYTEMVNATGLHYVKQLPRIMEIDPNERPISIQLFDCRPNFLAEAAQKAVAEGADTVDINMGCPVNKITKNGGGSSLLRDPENAEAIVRAVVEAVDVPVTVKTRIGWSDKEINILEFAKRMEDAGAKMITIHGRTRSQGYTGPAKWEWIRRVKEVLSIPVIGNGDIFSVEAAVRCLEETGADGVMCSRGTLGYPFMVGEVDYFLKTGVEKIPPTPIELLECAKEHLRALWEYKGESGVTQARKHLTWYAKGFPGAAELRGVLAVVETVEQGCNLIDRAIEQLPA
- a CDS encoding Uma2 family endonuclease — encoded protein: MLITEAPFTLRKWTVKEYRKLGEMGFFHPEERVELISGNIIRMSAKGTAHTSATRRTSTLLRDLLENLAAVYTQDPIALDDNSEPEPDITLVRIDPFDYATHHPTPSEVYLIIEVADSSLAYDREIKAKIYARSGIADYWVLNVNDRQLHVFREPADDRYQSEVILGETANISPLQFPDFNIAIQEMLPPIISN